From Salminus brasiliensis chromosome 12, fSalBra1.hap2, whole genome shotgun sequence:
ATCATCTCAGTCCAGAGACCACTCAGTGAGCCACTGCTGGCACTGGACCCTGGTCTCCTCGGTTTCCTCTGGGATGGCTCTCCTCACACGTCTCGTTGGGCGCTTAGTCTGCTCAGCCAGCGGCTTCGCTAAAATACCCTCCACCAGGCTCTCCACCGCGTGCACCACTGTCTGCGGGTTCCACTTGGGGTCAGTTTTGGGCAGGAAGGGGTCCGGGGCGGTGACCTGGAGGGGTTCGTGCTCCAGAGGGATCCGCAGCAGGTACGCGTGGAGCATCATGCGGTACGGGCTGCTGTCCGAGCCCAGGCTGTAGGTGTAGTCGCCCACTATGGGGTGACCGATGGCACTGCAGTGGACCCGGAGCTGATGGGTGCGTCCTGCCGGAGAGAAGAGtcacagagacagagggaagaGTAAAGCACGGAGGGACAGACGAGCAGCGCGCGAACACACCCGCCATTCCCCCTAGTTTAACTGCTTCCAGCAGAAACGTGCTGATGGCCTTATTCTCatgttcccatagcaacaccatcCACCAGTTTTCCCACCAATCAGACAGACATTTCTCCAGACTGACCCTCCcattagacagtgtgtgtgcgtgttcatgctgagtgtgtgtgtgatgactgaGGTGTGTGTACAAGTCCAACTCTCCTCTTGGGGGCGTCTAGGAGGGAAGCTGCAGTTCTCACTTAGCTGGAGCTTAAACTCAGTTTTACTGGATAAAttaataatgttaaattaatATCATGAGCTTGGCTTACCTCATGAATAAACAGTGAGTggtacagggtgtgtgtgtgtgtgtgtgtgtgtgtgtgtgtttacctgtcCGAGGCTGGAGAAGCACTTTAGTGACGGGTTCTCCGTCATACTCTCCGTACTCCAACACCGTCAGCTCAGTCTGGCTGGGTTTGGGGTTCTCACATCCTGTAATATGAATAAGGTCTGATCAGAACCACAGAGCAGAACCGCCAACCTGCACCGTCCCCCACTCTCAACCGGACCAACAGAGACTCACCTTCGGTTCCTTCAGCACACATCATGTGAGTCTTTCCCTCAGTGCTGTTCTTCCCAATCGCAAACTCTACCGCCATCCTCTGCTCCGCCACGGAGCCTCGAACCTGCGCAGGACAGTTCCACCAAAAACAGACCAAACACTGAAGCCTATTCAGCATCCGGTACCAGTTTCCTCTTAAAACAGCAAATCAATCAATCTGTAAATATGATCTAATCTATATTCTCCCAggtcatttcaggtcatttcaggTCATCCCTTCATCAGGAAAACTGATATTCATCATACTAATCTTCCCCCTTCCAATGAATCAGCGTTTATTTAGTGACAGTAAAGATAATCATTATGGCATGTTTGTTTACCATTATTGTGTTGTTTGATACTGAGAgctaatcaataatcaattcAATAAATTAATAAGTCATCATCTGCATTTCAGAGATAGGAGGCAGGGAGGGTCTGTTCCCAGCTGTAGAATCAGGTAACGGTTCTATCAGACTGTGTGAAGCCGAGCCGGTCCAACACTGACGCCTACATGTTCTAtatgagctgtgagtgtgtgtatgagagtgtgtgtgtgtgagagtgtatgtgtgtgtgtgagtgtgtgtatgagtgtgtgtatgagagtgtgtgtgtgtgagagtgtgtgtgtgtgtgtgtgagtgtgtgtatgagtgtgtatgagagtgtgtgtgtgtgagagtgtgtgtgtgtgtgtgtgagtgtgtgagagtgtgtgtgtgtgagtgtgtgtgagagtgtgtgtgtgtgaaagagtgtgtgtgtgtgtgtgtgtgtgagagagtgtgtgtgtgatggtacCAGAGCGAGGTAAGCCTTGGTTACGAGTCTGTTTTTGAAGCAGTGGTACGCTCTCCCCGCCGCCCCTCTGTTCAGCGCTACACACAGAGCACCACTGGTGGAGAAATCCAGCTGGTGGCAGAAcctgcgcgcgcacacacacacacacacacacacacacacacacacacactactgagaACCTCACACAGATATTTCTATCAATCAatgaatcaataaataaaacattctcGCCCTGAGAGGCCAgttcggttctagataagctccccgagctggagttctacagtggaggttctagataagctcccccagtcagagctggagttctacagtggaggttctagataggctcccccagtcagagctgtggttctacagtggaggttctagataagctcccccagtcagagctggagttctatagtggaggttctagataagctcccccagtcagagctgttctatagtggaggttctagataagctcccccagtcagagctggagttctacagtggaggtaaagggaagcagacgtctggagctctaataaaagctcctcacagaaagttcttcacctaatggtgatgaagacgctgcctgatgcctgagacacggttctaccagagttctgagaagagtttggatctagaacctgcttttagaaccagatcattaaaatggtggagggatacatgctgcagggtgtaaagagaactgcattagttgagattctccactattttaccatcatcatcatcatccttataaaactcagaagactcgtgtagctgcactggtgggtttgtgtgggatataaattatgggctgtatctgtgtggTAGATGCTGTAGATACATATGGGATCGGGGCTCGTTAACACAaagccatcacacacacacacacacacacacacacacacagtctcactgtcTAATCTTTGGTGTTCCTCTTCATTGTTTTTGGAAATACTCTGGACTGGACTTTTagactcttctccagagcgactaaTGAAAGCGCTTCTCTCAGAGGGTCCTCATAACGCAGGAATTCCCAGATTCAG
This genomic window contains:
- the rpusd1 gene encoding RNA pseudouridylate synthase domain-containing protein 1, with product MEEASLDRLCVLYRSEDYLVVNKHWDIRIDSKFWAEERTVQKQLKHHFPQLADPTTYYGYRFCHQLDFSTSGALCVALNRGAAGRAYHCFKNRLVTKAYLALVRGSVAEQRMAVEFAIGKNSTEGKTHMMCAEGTEGCENPKPSQTELTVLEYGEYDGEPVTKVLLQPRTGRTHQLRVHCSAIGHPIVGDYTYSLGSDSSPYRMMLHAYLLRIPLEHEPLQVTAPDPFLPKTDPKWNPQTVVHAVESLVEGILAKPLAEQTKRPTRRVRRAIPEETEETRVQCQQWLTEWSLD